The region TGATTTGAAAAATGTCTTGGAATATACCGATGAACCGCTTGTTTCTTCCGATATTGTTGGCAACAGTCATTCCTCTATTTTTGACAGTTTATCAACAATGATTTTGGAAGATAACATGGTGAAAGTTGTTTCCTGGTATGATAATGAAATGGGTTATTCAACCCGTTGTGTGGATATGGCCGCATTCATAGGTGAACAAGGACTATAAGGTAGAATTAGGGTATAATGGGGGAGGATGGCTATTCCTCTCCCTTTTTCATTAGATTAGAAATGACAGATAAAGGGAACAACAAAACCGTACATACTTTTCAGGGAGGCTCTTTATATGAATAAGAAAACATTGACAGACCTTGATGTGAAAGGTAAGAAGGTCTTTTGCCGTGTCGATTTTAACGTGCCAATGAGCGATGGGAAAGTGACTGATGATACCCGCATTAAGGCTGCATTGCCGACCATCGAGTATTTAACGGAAAATGGTGCGATTTTAATCCTGGCAAGTCACCTTGGCCGTCCAAAGGGGAATGTGGTAGAAGAACTGCGCTTGGATCCAGTTGCTAAGCGATTGAGTGATCTAATTGGCAAGGAGGTCACTAAAACCGATGCTGTTTATGGGGAAGAAGTGAATCAAGCCATTTCCCAACTTGAAAATGGGGATATATTACTGATTGAAAATGTCCGTTTTGAGCCCGGTGAAGAAAAAAATGATCCCCAACTGATTGAGGCGTTTGCGTCCATGGCAGATTTATATGTGAATGATGCATTTGGTGCCGCCCACCGTGCTCATGCATCTACAACAGGAGTGGGCGAGAAACTGCCTGCTGCGGCCGGTTTTTTAATGGAAAAAGAAATCCGTGTGCTTGGCAATGCCTTAGAAAATCCCGATCGTCCGTTTACAGCGATCATTGGCGGGGCAAAGGTGAAGGACAAAATTGATGTCATTGACCATTTGCTGGATAAGGTTGACAATCTAATTATTGGTGGCGGTCTTGCTTATACGTTTATTAAAGCGAAAGGATACGAAATTGGCAAATCATTGTTGGAGGAAGATAAACTTGATTTGGCCAAGCAATTTATGAACAAAGCTGATGATAAAGGCGTACGCTTTGTCCTGCCAGTCGATGCGGTTGTTGCTGATGATTTTTCCGAAGATGCTAATACCAAAATAGTTGCAATTGATCAAATACCTGCTGATTGGGAAGCGCTCGATATTGGTCCAAAAACACGGGAACTTTATCAAGAGATAGTTGCTGATTCCAAACTAATTATCTGGAACGGACCAATGGGAGTATTTGAAATGAATGCATTTGCTGGCGGAACAATGGCAGTTGCCAAAGCATTGGCTGAAACCGATGGCTATACCGTTATTGGTGGTGGCGATTCCGCTGCGGCTGTTGAGAAATTTGGCTTTGCTGGTGACATGGATCATGTATCGACCGGTGGTGGGGCATCACTTGAATTTATGGAAGGAAAAGAACTTCCAGGTGTCCAGGCACTTGATGATAAATAAAATTGATGGGGTGATAGGATGCGAAAAACTGTAATTGCCGGTAATTGGAAGATGAATAAAGTTTTATCAGAAGCGGATCAGTTCATGGAGGAGATTACGGGCAAAATAACAAATAATGATAATACAGAAGCAATTGTATGTGCACCATTTCCATTCTTGCCTTCCCTTGTGGAAAAAGCAAAAAGATCCAATGTAAAAGTTGGAGCACAAAACATGCACTATGAAGAAGATGGTGCATTTACGGGAGAAGTTAGTCCTGTCATGTTAAATGATTTGGGCGTAACGCATGTTGTTTTGGGACATTCGGAACGTCGGGAATATTTTGCCGAGACCGATGAGACTGTGAACAAGAAAACCCATGCTGCCTTTCAACATGATCTGATTCCGATAGTCTGCGTTGGCGAAACTTTGGAGCAACGGGAAAACAATGAGACTATGGATCATGTCAAAAATCAAGTGCAAAAGGCATTGGCCGGTCTGACCAATGACCAGGTTGAGCAAACAATGATTGCCTATGAACCGATTTGGGCAATTGGTACAGGAAAAACAGCCACTAGTGACCAGGCTAATGAAGTTTGCAGCCATATTCGTAAAGTGATTGGAGAATTGACATCAACAGACGTAGCGGAAAATGTAGTCATCCAATATGGCGGAAGCGTCAAACCAGCAAATATCGATGAATTACTGGCTAAATCAGATATTGATGGTGCCTTGGTCGGCGGTGCAAGTCTCGAAGCCAATTCATTCCTGCAACTTGTGGAGGCGGGTACGAAATGAGTAGTAATAAGCTAGCAGCAATTATTATTCTTGATGGATTTGGAATTCGTCAAGAGAAACAAGGAAATGCAGTAAAGCAGGCCAATAAGCCAAACTTTGACCGGTATTGGGAAAAATACCCTCATAATCAGTTACAGGCAAGTGGAAAAGCGGTTGGACTTCCTGAAGGACAAATGGGAAATTCCGAAGTTGGCCATTTGAACATTGGTGCAGGAAGGATTGTTTATCAAAGTCTGACCCGCGTTAATTTGTCAATTGAAGAAGGAGATTTTTTCGAAAACAGTGCTTTTGTTAAATCGGTGCAGCATGCCAAACAACATGACAAAGCATTGCATATCTTTGGCTTGTTGTCAGATGGTGGGGTTCATAGCCATATTAACCATTTGTTTGCTTTACTAAAATTAGCCCAAAAACAGGGTCTTGACAAGGTTTATGTTCATGCATTTTTGGATGGGCGAGATGTTGGTCCAAAAACAGCGAAAAAATACATCAAGGAAACGGAAGAAAAAATGGAGGAATATGGTGTCGGTGAATTTGCCACGATTTCCGGCCGGTATTATTCCATGGATCGGGATAAACGCTGGGATCGGGTGAAAAAAGCTTATGATGCCATGGTTTATGGGGAAGGACCAAAATACCAGGATCCGTATACATTGGTTAATGACTCGTATGAAAATGGAATTTATGATGAGTTTGTTATTCCATCCGTTTTAACAGATGAAAATGGAAAACCGAAAGCAACCGTCCAAGATGGGGATTCAATCATTTTTTATAATTTCCGTCCAGACCGAGCCATTCAGATTTCAAGAACCTTTGCCAATGAAGACTTTCATGACTTTGATCGTGGTGATAAGGTGCCACAAGATCTTGACTTTGTGATGCTGACCAATTTCAGTGAGTCTGTTGATGGCTATGTCGCTTATCAGCCGGTAAATCTTGATAATACGATTGGCGAAGTATTATCTCAGAGCAATATGAAACAACTGCGGATTGCCGAAACGGAAAAATATCCGCATGTTACCTTCTTTATGAGTGGTGGCCGTGAGCAGGAATTTCCGGGTGAGAAACGGATTTTGATTAATTCACCAAAGGTTGCGACGTATGACTTGAAACCGGAGATGAGT is a window of Lentibacillus daqui DNA encoding:
- the gpmI gene encoding 2,3-bisphosphoglycerate-independent phosphoglycerate mutase encodes the protein MSSNKLAAIIILDGFGIRQEKQGNAVKQANKPNFDRYWEKYPHNQLQASGKAVGLPEGQMGNSEVGHLNIGAGRIVYQSLTRVNLSIEEGDFFENSAFVKSVQHAKQHDKALHIFGLLSDGGVHSHINHLFALLKLAQKQGLDKVYVHAFLDGRDVGPKTAKKYIKETEEKMEEYGVGEFATISGRYYSMDRDKRWDRVKKAYDAMVYGEGPKYQDPYTLVNDSYENGIYDEFVIPSVLTDENGKPKATVQDGDSIIFYNFRPDRAIQISRTFANEDFHDFDRGDKVPQDLDFVMLTNFSESVDGYVAYQPVNLDNTIGEVLSQSNMKQLRIAETEKYPHVTFFMSGGREQEFPGEKRILINSPKVATYDLKPEMSAYEVTDALLEELDKGEENAIILNFANPDMVGHSGKLEPTIKAIEAVDECLGKVVDKITELGGHAIIFADHGNSDEVVTPDGKPMTSHTTNPVPVIVTKEGVELRDGGILADVAPTLLDLLDVEKPEEMTGESLITKQ
- the tpiA gene encoding triose-phosphate isomerase, producing MRKTVIAGNWKMNKVLSEADQFMEEITGKITNNDNTEAIVCAPFPFLPSLVEKAKRSNVKVGAQNMHYEEDGAFTGEVSPVMLNDLGVTHVVLGHSERREYFAETDETVNKKTHAAFQHDLIPIVCVGETLEQRENNETMDHVKNQVQKALAGLTNDQVEQTMIAYEPIWAIGTGKTATSDQANEVCSHIRKVIGELTSTDVAENVVIQYGGSVKPANIDELLAKSDIDGALVGGASLEANSFLQLVEAGTK
- a CDS encoding phosphoglycerate kinase is translated as MNKKTLTDLDVKGKKVFCRVDFNVPMSDGKVTDDTRIKAALPTIEYLTENGAILILASHLGRPKGNVVEELRLDPVAKRLSDLIGKEVTKTDAVYGEEVNQAISQLENGDILLIENVRFEPGEEKNDPQLIEAFASMADLYVNDAFGAAHRAHASTTGVGEKLPAAAGFLMEKEIRVLGNALENPDRPFTAIIGGAKVKDKIDVIDHLLDKVDNLIIGGGLAYTFIKAKGYEIGKSLLEEDKLDLAKQFMNKADDKGVRFVLPVDAVVADDFSEDANTKIVAIDQIPADWEALDIGPKTRELYQEIVADSKLIIWNGPMGVFEMNAFAGGTMAVAKALAETDGYTVIGGGDSAAAVEKFGFAGDMDHVSTGGGASLEFMEGKELPGVQALDDK